In one window of Nothobranchius furzeri strain GRZ-AD chromosome 11, NfurGRZ-RIMD1, whole genome shotgun sequence DNA:
- the ppm1la gene encoding protein phosphatase 1L isoform X2 — MIGDTMTLLSLLGRIMRYFLLRPETLFLLCISLALWSYFFHTDEVKTIVKSSRDAVKMGRRDHMEDRFEVLTDIANKSHPSIFAIFDGHGGEAAADYAKAHLPETLKQQLQAFEKEKRDGAASYTSILEQRILSVDREMLDKLSVNHDEAGTTCLVALLSDRELTVANVGDSRGVLCDKDGNAVALSHDHKPYQLKERKRIKRAGGFISFNGSWRVQGILAMSRSLGDYPLKNLNVVIPDPDVMTFDLDKLQPEFMILASDGLWDAFSNEEAVRFVRERLDEPHFGAKSIVLQSFYRGCPDNITVMVVKFKSGAGGSSKAG; from the exons ATGATAGGAGACACAATGACGCTCTTGTCTCTTCTGGGTCGGATCATGCGCTATTTTCTCCTCAGGCCTGAGACGTTGTTTCTGTTGTGCATCAGTCTGGCGCTGTGGAGCTACTTCTTTCACACCGACGAGGTGAAAACCATCGTCAAGTCCAGCAGGGATGCCGTGAAGATG GGGAGGAGAGACCACATGGAGGACCGGTTCGAGGTGCTCACCGACATCGCCAACAAGAGCCACCCGTCGATATTCGCGATTTTCGACGGTCACGGTGGAGAG GCTGCAGCTGACTATGCAAAAGCCCACCTGCCTGAGACTCTGAAGCAGCAGCTGCAGGCCTTTGAGAAAGAGAAGAGAGATGGCGCTGCGTCGTACACCAGCATCCTCGAGCAGCGTATCCTGTCCGTGGACCGTGAGATGCTAGACAAACTCTCTGTCAACCATGATGAAGCAG GTACCACGTGCCTGGTGGCACTGCTGTCAGATCGAGAGCTCACGGTGGCCAATGTTGGAGATTCCCGAGGGGTGCTGTGTGACAAAGATGGGAATGCAGTTGCACTGTCACATGACCACAAGCCGTACCAGCTTAAAGAGCGCAAGAGGATCAAGAGGGCAG GAGGATTCATTAGCTTTAACGGATCCTGGAGAGTCCAGGGAATCCTCGCTATGTCCCGCTCCCTGGGCGACTACCCGCTGAAGAACCTCAACGTAGTAATTCCCGACCCTGACGTAATGACCTTTGACCTGGACAAACTGCAACCAGAGTTTATGATCCTCGCATCCGACGGGCTGTGGGACGCCTTCAGTAACGAGGAGGCGGTGCGATTCGTCCGCGAGCGACTAGACGAGCCTCACTTCGGTGCCAAGAGCATCGTCCTCCAGTCCTTCTACCGCGGCTGCCCCGACAACATCACTGTCATGGTGGTGAAGTTTAAAAGTGGAGCTGGGGGGAGCAGCAAGGCGGGTTAG
- the ppm1la gene encoding protein phosphatase 1L isoform X1 — protein MIGDTMTLLSLLGRIMRYFLLRPETLFLLCISLALWSYFFHTDEVKTIVKSSRDAVKMVKGKVAEMMQNERLGGLRILDAEFSKTWEFKSNNVAVYSIQGRRDHMEDRFEVLTDIANKSHPSIFAIFDGHGGEAAADYAKAHLPETLKQQLQAFEKEKRDGAASYTSILEQRILSVDREMLDKLSVNHDEAGTTCLVALLSDRELTVANVGDSRGVLCDKDGNAVALSHDHKPYQLKERKRIKRAGGFISFNGSWRVQGILAMSRSLGDYPLKNLNVVIPDPDVMTFDLDKLQPEFMILASDGLWDAFSNEEAVRFVRERLDEPHFGAKSIVLQSFYRGCPDNITVMVVKFKSGAGGSSKAG, from the exons ATGATAGGAGACACAATGACGCTCTTGTCTCTTCTGGGTCGGATCATGCGCTATTTTCTCCTCAGGCCTGAGACGTTGTTTCTGTTGTGCATCAGTCTGGCGCTGTGGAGCTACTTCTTTCACACCGACGAGGTGAAAACCATCGTCAAGTCCAGCAGGGATGCCGTGAAGATGGTGAAGGGGAAAGTGGCGGAAATGATGCAGAATGAGCGGCTCGGAGGCCTCCGTATCTTGGATGCGGAGTTCTCCAAGACGTGGGAGTTCAAGAGCAACAACGTGGCCGTGTACTCCATACAGGGGAGGAGAGACCACATGGAGGACCGGTTCGAGGTGCTCACCGACATCGCCAACAAGAGCCACCCGTCGATATTCGCGATTTTCGACGGTCACGGTGGAGAG GCTGCAGCTGACTATGCAAAAGCCCACCTGCCTGAGACTCTGAAGCAGCAGCTGCAGGCCTTTGAGAAAGAGAAGAGAGATGGCGCTGCGTCGTACACCAGCATCCTCGAGCAGCGTATCCTGTCCGTGGACCGTGAGATGCTAGACAAACTCTCTGTCAACCATGATGAAGCAG GTACCACGTGCCTGGTGGCACTGCTGTCAGATCGAGAGCTCACGGTGGCCAATGTTGGAGATTCCCGAGGGGTGCTGTGTGACAAAGATGGGAATGCAGTTGCACTGTCACATGACCACAAGCCGTACCAGCTTAAAGAGCGCAAGAGGATCAAGAGGGCAG GAGGATTCATTAGCTTTAACGGATCCTGGAGAGTCCAGGGAATCCTCGCTATGTCCCGCTCCCTGGGCGACTACCCGCTGAAGAACCTCAACGTAGTAATTCCCGACCCTGACGTAATGACCTTTGACCTGGACAAACTGCAACCAGAGTTTATGATCCTCGCATCCGACGGGCTGTGGGACGCCTTCAGTAACGAGGAGGCGGTGCGATTCGTCCGCGAGCGACTAGACGAGCCTCACTTCGGTGCCAAGAGCATCGTCCTCCAGTCCTTCTACCGCGGCTGCCCCGACAACATCACTGTCATGGTGGTGAAGTTTAAAAGTGGAGCTGGGGGGAGCAGCAAGGCGGGTTAG
- the LOC107384003 gene encoding ADP-ribosylation factor-like protein 14: MGHPVSKQPQVQVLLLGLDNAGKSTLLYKMKHKASVTTVPTIGFNVATLEARKNRKNFNVTLWDVGGQRKMREHWPNYYQNTAALVFVLDASDRGRLEEARRELEKAMRSDQLRGCPLILLANKQDASGALTVTELKDKFHMRKMCSGRDWFVQPCSASTGFGVEEAYRRVVQMVRLPSEDVKDNIKETVLYLRSNTRQ; this comes from the coding sequence ATGGGCCACCCGGTATCTAAACAGCCAcaagtccaggttctgctcctcgGTCTGGATAATGCTGGGAAGTCCACTCTCCTCTACAAAATGAAGCACAAGGCGAGCGTCACCACCGTCCCGACCATTGGCTTCAACGTGGCGACGCTGGAAGCCCGAAAGAACAGGAAGAACTTCAACGTGACCTTATGGGACGTGGGCGGTCAGAGGAAGATGCGCGAACACTGGCCGAATTATTACCAGAACACTGCCGCTCTCGTGTTCGTGCTGGACGCGTCGGACCGGGGTCGTCTGGAGGAGGCGCGCAGGGAGCTGGAGAAAGCCATGAGGAGCGATCAGTTGCGCGGCTGCCCTCTGATCCTTCTGGCTAACAAACAGGACGCGAGCGGCGCGCTGACTGTCACAGAACTGAAGGACAAGTTCCACATGAGGAAGATGTGTTCCGGTCGAGATTGGTTCGTTCAGCCGTGCTCTGCGTCCACGGGATTCGGAGTGGAGGAGGCTTATAGGAGGGTGGTGCAGATGGTCCGGCTCCCCTCCGAGGATGTGAAGGACAACATCAAAGAAACAGTGCTCTACCTCCGCTCCAACACCAGACAATGA
- the otol1a gene encoding inner ear-specific collagen, protein MGWSEESTICLRSMLSTDVILLNILFMALMVLLTSGARTTHWPKPHNTNKPPPAETSLGGAGGKSGKFAQMAPTAPSFPFRSLHIDQTTELMIDTLSASPTDSSTNHGNVYPTDLYSETAAPPGNTLGNFSLDYNECFFNFCECCPPVKGPVGPAGERGPQGPPGVNGLPGLQGVKGETGSPGSAGLPGANGLSGNKGEKGDRGLAGSPGPQGMPGKPGEKGGLGPKGEKGEHGLSGMKGDSGEKGEPGLHGTNGTIGLMGPPGVKGTMGQKGEQGLAGECLLGHKGEKGEVGDHGPQGPMGEKGPSGTNGTDGAKGDRGPPGMKGDAGLRGMPGARGVAGMRGERGVKGGRGPRGPKGSPGESLEQVRSAFSVGLFPSRSFPPPGLPVKFDKVFYNGEGHWDPALNKFNVTYSGVYLFTYHITVRNRPLRAALVVNGIRKIRTRDSLYGQDIDQASNFVLLQLREGDQVWLETLRDWNGVYSSSEDDSTFSGFLLYQDLMEKNITLEIV, encoded by the exons ATGGGGTGGAGTGAAGAATCAACAATCTGTCTCAGAAG TATGCTGTCCACAGATGTCATCCTTTTGAACATTCTCTTCATGGCCCTCATGGTTTTGTTGACCTCTGGTGCCAGAACTACACACTGGCCCAAACCGCACAACACCAATAAGCCGCCTCCAGCTGAAACTAGCTTGGGAGGTGCAGGTGGAAAATCGGGAAAATTTGCACAGATGGCCCCAACGGCCCCATCATTTCCTTTCAGGagccttcacatagatcaaacaaCAGAGCTCATGATTGACACGTTATCCGCTTCCCCAACGGACAGCAGCACCAACCATGGTAACGTTTACCCAACTGACCTTTACTCAGAGACAGCAGCACCTCCTGGCAACACCCTTGGAAACTTCTCTCTCGACTACAATGAATGCTTCTTCAACTTTTGTGAGTGCTGTCCTCCAGTAAAAGGTCCAGTAGGGCCAGCTGGAGAGAGAGGCCCACAGGGACCACCGGGAGTAAACGGCCTCCCTG ggtTGCAGGGAGTAAAGGGAGAAACCGGATCTCCAGGATCAGCAGGATTACCTGGTGCAAATGGACTCAGTGGCAACAAAG GTGAAAAAGGTGATCGAGGACTTGCTGGTTCACCTGGTCCCCAAGGCATGCCAGGAAAACCAGGAGAAAAAG GTGGTCTGGGACCCAAAGGAGAGAAAGGTGAGCATGGCCTCAGTGGAATGAAAGGGGACTCAGGAGAAAAAGGAGAACCTGGTCTACATGGGACCAATGGCACCATTGGGCTCATGGGTCCCCCTGGTGTAAAAGGGACAATGGGTCAGAAAGGTGAACAGGGATTGGCTGGCGAATGTTTGCTAGGTCACAAAGGAGAGAAAGGGGAGGTGGGTGATCATGGCCCTCAGGGTCCGATGGGTGAGAAGGGCCCTTCAGGTACCAATGGAACTGATGGTGCAAAGggagacagagggcccccaggaatgAAAGGGGATGCTGGTTTAAGAGGGATGCCAGGTGCAAGAGGTGTAGCAGGAATGAGGGGCGAGAGAGGTGTCAAAGGTGGACGAGGCCCTCGGGGCCCAAAAGGCAGTCCGGGAGAGAGTCTGGAGCAGGTTCGCTCTGCATTCAGTGTGGGTTTATTCCCAAGCAGGTCGTTCCCTCCACCTGGCCTGCCTGTGAAGTTTGATAAGGTGTTTTACAACGGAGAAGGCCACTGGGACCCAGCACTCAATAAGTTCAATGTCACATACTCAGGCGTCTACTTATTCACGTATCACATCACCGTACGCAACCGACCTTTACGTGCCGCCCTGGTGGTCAATGGGATACGGAAGATACGGACACGAGATTCCCTTTATGGCCAGGACATCGATCAGGCATCCAACTTTGTGCTACTACAGCTGAGGgagggcgaccaggtgtggctggaGACACTGAGAGACTGGAACGGAGTTTACTCCAGCAGTGAAGACGATAGCACCTTCTCTGGCTTCCTGCTTTATCAAGACTTAATGGAAAAGAACATAACTTTAGAAATTGTGTAG